One genomic window of Pseudomonadota bacterium includes the following:
- a CDS encoding OprO/OprP family phosphate-selective porin, translated as MPLRLTQSKVRKVNGSPARAHAAALLLFLTAGAPSAKAQQFFARAEQGADTRYGVARHGVDQLGASPQRVVSQPSTAPEERNDLVPAWESELVRNHAAAPASMRFRPGKGLEVKTGDGRFALITRLRAQFLYDYESVSGAEDRQAFQIRRARLQFLGNFWGKHNTFKVEFAVAPRDMARQPIALSDNTNSAANVVGTTPLLDWYVTFDHLRDLTLRVGQYKIPYSRQRVVSSGNLQFVDRAVTNAEFTLDRDLGLDFRSKDFLGLGVLKYYAGVYIGEGRNTSNKTRGAGDLGLMALGRIEVLPFGMFKDYSEADFERSFRPRLSIGAGYAYLRNAPGSRGILGSTPKQQVNYHNANADLLFKFAGLCVLSDFYVRKGRGGEDLSDGYGWMLQGGYLLPYTALEFGARYGMTRPRGRSSVLKGKNELGVVVGHYFAQHPLKVQADLFQLWNQGSKAGQNTRLRVQLQAAF; from the coding sequence ATGCCGCTACGACTGACGCAATCGAAGGTTCGCAAAGTCAACGGGAGCCCTGCGCGTGCGCATGCCGCCGCGTTGCTCTTGTTCTTGACCGCGGGAGCGCCTTCCGCAAAGGCCCAGCAGTTCTTCGCAAGGGCCGAACAAGGTGCTGACACTCGGTATGGTGTCGCTCGGCACGGTGTCGACCAGCTTGGTGCTTCGCCGCAGCGTGTTGTTTCCCAACCGAGCACCGCTCCGGAAGAACGCAACGACCTCGTACCGGCCTGGGAGAGCGAGCTCGTCCGAAACCACGCGGCAGCGCCTGCTAGCATGCGTTTCCGGCCGGGCAAGGGGCTCGAGGTCAAGACCGGGGACGGTCGGTTCGCACTCATAACGCGCTTGCGAGCACAGTTCCTATACGACTACGAGTCGGTAAGCGGTGCCGAGGACCGGCAGGCGTTTCAGATCCGCCGCGCGCGCCTGCAGTTTCTTGGCAACTTCTGGGGAAAGCACAACACGTTCAAAGTCGAGTTCGCCGTCGCGCCGCGCGACATGGCACGCCAGCCGATCGCGCTCTCCGACAACACGAACAGCGCTGCCAACGTGGTGGGTACCACCCCGCTGCTCGATTGGTACGTGACGTTCGATCATCTGCGAGACCTGACGCTGCGCGTGGGCCAGTACAAGATTCCCTACAGCCGCCAGCGCGTCGTTTCCTCGGGCAACCTGCAGTTCGTGGATCGCGCCGTCACCAATGCCGAGTTCACGCTGGATCGAGACCTGGGTCTTGATTTTCGGTCCAAGGACTTTCTCGGCCTCGGAGTGCTCAAGTACTATGCCGGCGTTTACATTGGAGAGGGTCGCAACACTTCGAACAAGACGCGCGGAGCGGGCGACCTCGGCTTGATGGCGCTCGGGCGTATCGAAGTCTTGCCGTTCGGGATGTTCAAGGACTATTCCGAGGCCGACTTCGAGCGCAGCTTCAGGCCGAGGCTCTCCATCGGTGCCGGTTACGCCTACCTGCGGAACGCACCGGGAAGTCGAGGAATCCTCGGAAGCACGCCCAAGCAGCAGGTGAACTACCACAATGCCAACGCCGACCTGTTGTTCAAGTTCGCCGGGCTGTGCGTGCTGAGCGATTTCTATGTACGCAAAGGCCGCGGCGGCGAGGACCTGTCCGACGGCTACGGCTGGATGCTGCAGGGAGGCTACCTGCTGCCCTACACGGCCCTCGAGTTCGGGGCTCGCTACGGCATGACCCGTCCCCGCGGACGCTCATCCGTGCTCAAGGGCAAGAACGAGCTCGGCGTCGTGGTGGGCCACTACTTTGCACAGCATCCCCTGAAGGTTCAGGCGGACTTGTTTCAGCTGTGGAATCAGGGCAGCAAAGCGGGCCAAAACACTCGCCTGCGCGTCCAGCTGCAAGCGGCGTTCTGA
- the yccX gene encoding acylphosphatase, whose amino-acid sequence MAQKRIRVVVRGRVQGVFFRASAQREAKRLGLTGWVRNRSDGAVEVMAEGEEDQVKDLLAWTQRGPSTARVDQVETYWRSYTGEYVDFRIVN is encoded by the coding sequence ATGGCACAGAAACGCATACGAGTAGTGGTTCGGGGACGGGTCCAGGGCGTGTTCTTCCGCGCCTCCGCGCAGCGCGAGGCCAAGCGACTCGGCCTCACGGGATGGGTGCGCAACCGTTCCGATGGTGCAGTGGAGGTGATGGCCGAAGGCGAGGAGGACCAGGTCAAGGACCTGCTCGCCTGGACCCAGCGCGGTCCCTCGACAGCCAGGGTCGATCAGGTCGAAACGTACTGGCGAAGCTACACCGGCGAATACGTCGACTTCCGCATCGTGAACTAG
- the rpmE gene encoding 50S ribosomal protein L31 yields the protein MKPGIHPEYQQSVITCACGARYETRSTRGSFTVDLCAQCHPFYTGQQRVVDSAGRIDRFRRKYAKKADTKRKKPTDTS from the coding sequence ATGAAGCCAGGCATCCATCCCGAATACCAACAGTCCGTTATCACCTGCGCGTGTGGGGCGCGCTACGAGACCCGCTCGACGCGCGGTTCGTTCACCGTCGACCTATGCGCTCAGTGCCATCCCTTCTACACGGGACAGCAGCGTGTCGTGGATTCCGCCGGTCGCATCGATCGCTTTCGCAGGAAATACGCCAAAAAGGCGGACACGAAACGCAAGAAACCGACTGACACCTCTTAG
- a CDS encoding DUF1385 domain-containing protein, with translation MTEGAAKYIGGQAVIEGVMMRSSCGLSVAVRRPNGDIAVSDKPLVDRWESSRLWRLPGFRGVAALISSVSDGFSALRFSAEQQLDEAERKQEAQASTKGAFVVSTLIALLVFIALPQLMTAGAASFMGTELAVQDWRFHLITGGFKLLLLAGYLCLIGQIPDVRRVFQYHGAEHKTIYAYEQGFELTVDNVQRQSKLHPRCGTTFLIVVIVISIVLGSLATPLLLPGAQGVSGQLLTLALRLALLPIVAGMSYELQRWLARQPDSGLLGVLLWPGYAFQLITTREPDDTQVEIAIAAMQTAIWRETVGREVPEGEPLVFRGFEAFNKALPSLRPLAAAA, from the coding sequence ATGACGGAAGGCGCTGCGAAGTACATAGGTGGGCAGGCCGTCATCGAGGGGGTAATGATGCGGTCGTCCTGCGGCCTTTCGGTGGCCGTGCGCCGGCCGAACGGCGACATCGCAGTCAGCGACAAACCGCTGGTCGATCGTTGGGAAAGCTCGAGGCTCTGGAGGCTGCCGGGCTTTCGAGGCGTCGCCGCCCTGATCAGCTCGGTTTCGGACGGTTTCAGCGCGCTGCGCTTCTCGGCAGAACAGCAGCTCGATGAGGCGGAGCGCAAGCAGGAAGCGCAGGCATCGACCAAGGGCGCGTTCGTCGTATCGACCTTGATCGCGCTGCTTGTCTTCATCGCGCTGCCTCAGCTGATGACGGCCGGAGCGGCGAGCTTCATGGGCACTGAGCTCGCGGTTCAAGACTGGCGCTTTCACCTGATCACGGGTGGCTTCAAGCTGCTGCTGCTGGCGGGTTATCTTTGTCTAATCGGACAGATCCCCGACGTGCGCCGCGTGTTCCAGTACCATGGTGCGGAGCACAAGACGATCTATGCGTACGAGCAGGGTTTCGAGCTGACCGTGGACAACGTACAGCGCCAGTCCAAGCTGCATCCGCGTTGCGGAACGACGTTTCTGATCGTGGTGATCGTCATCTCGATCGTGCTCGGCTCGCTGGCGACCCCGTTGTTGCTTCCCGGCGCCCAGGGGGTGAGCGGCCAGCTGTTGACGCTGGCGCTGCGACTGGCGCTGCTGCCGATCGTGGCGGGGATGTCGTACGAGCTTCAGCGCTGGCTGGCGCGGCAGCCTGATTCGGGCCTGCTCGGCGTGCTGCTCTGGCCTGGATACGCGTTTCAGCTCATCACTACGAGGGAGCCAGACGACACCCAGGTCGAGATCGCGATCGCAGCCATGCAGACCGCTATTTGGCGCGAAACCGTGGGCAGGGAGGTGCCAGAAGGCGAGCCGCTCGTGTTCCGCGGGTTCGAGGCCTTCAACAAGGCGCTGCCCTCGCTGCGCCCCCTAGCAGCGGCTGCATAG